In one Leptotrichia sp. OH3620_COT-345 genomic region, the following are encoded:
- a CDS encoding SPFH domain-containing protein, which translates to MGFILVPFIIIIITMALIIIFKAIKIVPESRVYIIEKLGKYDQSLSSGLNFINPFFDKVSRVVSLKEQVVDFPPQPVITKDNATMQIDTIVYFQITDPKLYTYGIERPISAIENLTATTLRNIIGDMTVDQTLTSRDIINTNMRVELDEATDPWGIKVNRVELKSIIPPADIRSAMEKEMKAEREKRANILEAQAKRESAILVAEGEKQAAILRAEAKKEQQIKEAEGEAEAILSIQRAKAEALRLLKEAAPNAEVLSLKGMETFEKVADGKSTKIIIPSNMQNLASMVTAFAELNEKQGNSPEKK; encoded by the coding sequence ATGGGATTTATACTTGTACCGTTTATAATCATTATTATAACAATGGCATTAATAATAATATTTAAAGCTATTAAAATAGTACCGGAATCAAGAGTATATATAATTGAAAAATTAGGAAAATATGACCAGTCACTCAGCTCAGGGTTAAATTTTATAAATCCGTTTTTTGATAAAGTGTCAAGAGTGGTATCACTAAAAGAACAAGTTGTGGATTTTCCTCCGCAGCCTGTAATTACTAAAGATAATGCCACTATGCAAATTGATACAATAGTATATTTTCAGATAACAGACCCGAAACTTTATACTTACGGTATTGAAAGACCTATTTCAGCCATAGAAAATCTTACGGCTACTACATTAAGAAATATAATAGGAGATATGACGGTTGACCAGACACTGACTTCAAGGGATATAATAAATACAAATATGAGAGTGGAACTTGACGAAGCTACGGATCCTTGGGGAATTAAAGTAAATAGAGTGGAATTGAAAAGTATAATTCCTCCGGCGGATATAAGATCAGCTATGGAAAAAGAGATGAAAGCCGAAAGGGAAAAAAGAGCGAACATCCTTGAAGCACAGGCTAAAAGAGAATCGGCAATATTAGTGGCTGAAGGAGAAAAACAGGCGGCAATACTCAGAGCCGAAGCAAAAAAAGAACAACAGATAAAAGAAGCCGAAGGAGAAGCTGAAGCTATTCTTTCCATTCAAAGGGCAAAAGCTGAAGCATTGAGATTACTCAAAGAAGCTGCTCCGAACGCAGAAGTGCTTTCTTTAAAGGGAATGGAAACTTTTGAAAAAGTGGCAGACGGAAAATCTACTAAAATTATAATACCGAGTAATATGCAGAATCTGGCGAG
- a CDS encoding NfeD family protein, producing the protein MGAIFWAISASIFALLEIVIPGLVTIWLALAAFIVTLFSGLINNSYIEFFIFAVLSLVFILFTRPVLQNYIKKKKNDFNSNMTGTEIKIEKVISTDNLKKEYEVKFKGSIWTGISKDFFKVGDTVIIKNFEGNKIILGKK; encoded by the coding sequence ATGGGAGCGATTTTTTGGGCAATTTCAGCTTCAATATTTGCATTATTGGAAATTGTTATTCCGGGTCTTGTAACAATATGGTTGGCTTTGGCAGCTTTTATTGTGACATTATTTTCAGGATTGATTAATAATTCTTATATTGAGTTTTTTATATTTGCAGTTTTATCATTAGTATTCATTCTTTTTACAAGACCTGTTTTACAAAATTACATTAAAAAAAAGAAAAATGATTTTAATTCAAATATGACAGGAACGGAAATAAAAATAGAAAAAGTTATCAGCACCGACAATTTAAAAAAAGAATACGAAGTCAAATTTAAAGGCTCAATATGGACGGGTATCAGTAAAGATTTTTTTAAAGTGGGAGATACGGTAATAATAAAGAATTTTGAAGGCAACAAAATAATATTAGGGAAAAAATAG
- a CDS encoding DUF4189 domain-containing protein, whose translation MMKKIIMLFIIMSFFSFSYYDYYGAIALNLNTGYSGYSYNYRNQYDAERAALRHCGRACRIIVSYKNSCAAVAWSASTGAYGWYSSRNPRNNNLGAKKYCRYRDCQVVSNVCTSW comes from the coding sequence ATGATGAAAAAAATAATAATGTTATTTATAATAATGTCTTTTTTTTCTTTTTCATATTATGATTATTATGGAGCGATAGCTCTAAATTTAAATACGGGGTATTCAGGTTACAGTTATAACTATCGTAATCAATATGATGCTGAAAGGGCGGCATTAAGACATTGCGGGAGAGCATGCAGAATAATTGTTTCATATAAAAATTCTTGTGCCGCAGTTGCATGGTCTGCAAGTACCGGAGCATACGGATGGTATTCCTCAAGAAATCCGAGAAATAATAATTTAGGTGCTAAAAAGTATTGCAGATATAGAGATTGTCAAGTGGTTTCCAATGTATGTACAAGTTGGTAA
- a CDS encoding valine--tRNA ligase — translation MKELNKIYSPSEIEEKWYKIWEEKGYFNAQHNDEKPGYSIVIPPPNVTGILHMGHMMDNAIQDTIIRYKRMSGFDTLWVPGTDHAGIATQNKVERMLKEQGTTKEEIGREEFLKKTWEWKEKHGGLITKQLRRLGVSLDWSRERFTMDEGLSKAVKEVFIKLYNDGLIYRGEYIVNWCPHDKTALADDEVNHVEKNGKIWEIKYKIKDSDEFVVIATTRPETMLGDTGVAVNPADERYTHLIGKTVILPLMNREIPIVTDEYVDKEFGTGVVKMTPSHDPNDFEVAKRTGLPFLNIFTEDAKVNENGGKYCGLDRFTARKEILKDLEEGGYLVGVKDHKNAVGHCYRCDTVIEPRVSTQWFVKMKPLAEKALEVVKNGKVKITPKRWEKVYYNWLENIRDWTISRQIWWGHRIPAYYAEDGTIFVARDLEEAKSQAKEKFGKEVALREETDVLDTWFSSALWPFSTMGWPEKTKDFEKFFPTNTLVTGADILFFWVARMIMMSLYINNEIPFHYVYLHGLIRDEQGRKMSKSLGNSPDPLDLINKYGADAIRFSFLYNTSQGQDIHFSEKLLEMGSTFANKIWNVSKFVLSNLEDFDKETSVVDLEFKLEDVWILSKLQSASGKINEYMENYELDSGAKIAYEFFRGEFCDWYVEIAKTRVYGSEGTDKITAQWVLRHILDNGLKMLHPFMPFITEEIWQKLDIDEETIMLSEFPCEDKALINKEAEKEFDYLKEIITAIRNIRGKANVSPAKKIEVIFKTFDEREKKILVDNPKILDKLANIEKYEFSPDVEIPDLAGFRLVETTEIYVPLANLIDKEKEIAKLEKDIEKTKKELDKVLGKLSNEVFLSKAPQEVINKENSIKEELETKIAKFTEMINLYK, via the coding sequence ATAAAGGAGTTAAATAAAATATATTCTCCAAGTGAAATTGAGGAGAAGTGGTATAAGATATGGGAAGAAAAAGGATATTTCAATGCACAACATAATGATGAGAAGCCGGGCTATTCCATAGTAATTCCTCCTCCAAATGTAACAGGAATATTACATATGGGTCATATGATGGATAATGCCATTCAGGATACAATTATAAGATATAAAAGAATGAGCGGATTTGATACATTATGGGTTCCGGGAACCGATCATGCGGGAATTGCCACTCAGAATAAAGTAGAAAGAATGCTTAAAGAGCAAGGGACTACAAAAGAAGAAATAGGCAGAGAGGAATTTCTGAAAAAAACATGGGAATGGAAAGAAAAACATGGAGGATTAATAACTAAACAGCTCAGAAGGCTGGGGGTATCTCTCGACTGGTCAAGGGAAAGATTTACAATGGATGAAGGACTTTCCAAAGCTGTAAAGGAAGTATTTATAAAGCTTTACAATGACGGACTTATTTATAGAGGAGAATATATTGTAAACTGGTGTCCTCATGACAAAACAGCACTGGCAGACGATGAAGTGAATCATGTGGAAAAAAATGGTAAAATATGGGAAATAAAATATAAAATAAAAGATAGTGATGAGTTTGTAGTAATTGCCACTACAAGACCTGAAACAATGTTGGGAGATACAGGAGTAGCCGTAAATCCTGCTGATGAAAGATATACTCATTTAATAGGTAAAACAGTGATATTACCTCTTATGAACAGAGAGATACCTATAGTTACCGATGAATATGTGGATAAGGAATTCGGAACAGGAGTAGTTAAAATGACGCCGTCTCATGATCCTAATGATTTTGAAGTGGCAAAAAGAACAGGACTTCCTTTTCTTAATATATTTACTGAAGATGCAAAGGTAAATGAAAATGGAGGTAAATATTGTGGTCTTGACAGATTTACAGCTAGAAAGGAAATATTGAAAGACCTTGAAGAAGGAGGGTATCTTGTAGGAGTAAAAGACCATAAAAATGCAGTAGGTCACTGTTACAGATGCGATACGGTAATTGAACCGAGAGTTTCCACTCAATGGTTTGTAAAAATGAAGCCTCTTGCTGAAAAAGCACTGGAAGTTGTAAAAAACGGAAAAGTAAAAATAACACCTAAAAGATGGGAAAAAGTATATTATAACTGGCTTGAAAATATAAGAGACTGGACTATTTCAAGGCAAATATGGTGGGGACACAGAATACCTGCTTATTATGCTGAAGACGGAACAATTTTTGTAGCAAGGGATTTGGAGGAAGCAAAAAGTCAGGCAAAGGAAAAATTCGGAAAAGAAGTAGCTTTAAGAGAAGAGACTGATGTTCTTGATACATGGTTTTCATCAGCATTATGGCCATTTTCTACAATGGGTTGGCCTGAAAAAACTAAAGATTTCGAAAAATTCTTTCCTACAAACACATTAGTAACAGGAGCCGATATATTGTTTTTCTGGGTTGCAAGGATGATAATGATGAGCCTTTATATAAACAATGAGATCCCTTTTCATTACGTATATTTACATGGACTTATAAGAGATGAGCAGGGAAGAAAAATGAGCAAGTCACTTGGAAATTCTCCTGATCCTTTGGATTTAATAAACAAATACGGAGCAGATGCAATAAGATTCAGTTTTTTATACAACACTTCCCAAGGACAGGATATACATTTTTCCGAAAAGCTACTGGAAATGGGTTCTACATTCGCAAATAAAATATGGAATGTTTCAAAGTTCGTATTGTCGAATCTGGAAGATTTTGATAAAGAAACATCGGTAGTAGATCTGGAATTTAAGTTGGAAGATGTATGGATTTTATCAAAACTTCAGTCAGCATCGGGGAAAATAAATGAATATATGGAAAATTACGAGCTTGATAGTGGAGCAAAAATAGCTTACGAATTTTTTAGAGGAGAATTTTGTGACTGGTATGTAGAAATAGCTAAAACAAGAGTTTATGGCAGTGAAGGAACGGATAAAATAACTGCCCAGTGGGTATTAAGACATATTCTGGATAACGGTCTTAAAATGCTTCATCCGTTTATGCCTTTTATTACTGAAGAAATATGGCAGAAGCTTGATATTGATGAAGAAACAATAATGTTATCTGAATTTCCGTGTGAAGATAAAGCATTAATAAATAAGGAAGCGGAAAAAGAATTCGATTATCTTAAAGAAATTATAACAGCAATAAGAAACATAAGAGGAAAGGCAAATGTTTCACCGGCAAAGAAAATAGAAGTAATATTTAAAACTTTTGATGAAAGAGAAAAGAAAATACTGGTGGATAATCCGAAGATTCTCGACAAACTGGCAAATATAGAAAAATATGAATTTTCTCCGGATGTCGAAATTCCTGATTTGGCAGGTTTCAGATTAGTTGAAACTACAGAAATATATGTTCCTCTGGCTAATTTGATAGATAAGGAAAAGGAAATAGCAAAACTTGAAAAAGATATTGAAAAGACAAAAAAAGAACTTGATAAAGTTTTGGGAAAATTGTCCAATGAAGTATTTTTATCGAAAGCTCCTCAAGAAGTAATAAATAAGGAAAATTCAATAAAAGAGGAACTGGAAACAAAAATAGCAAAATTTACAGAAATGATAAATTTATATAAATAA
- a CDS encoding GNAT family N-acetyltransferase: MWKIIRVNESDGNINKVTEILIEIHNELFSDKAEQKYFSDILNNDKYLIYCLIESDFEEILGYIVYYDTFENIDLFEIGIRKIYQGKGYGNILLKETSEIIYSDMEIYENDRGKETVLEKKIFLEVDENNDKAIKLYEKNGFKKISIRKNYYGNGKNAAIMAKIRKIN, translated from the coding sequence ATGTGGAAAATTATTAGGGTAAATGAAAGTGACGGAAATATAAATAAAGTGACTGAAATATTGATAGAAATACATAACGAGCTTTTTTCAGATAAAGCGGAGCAGAAATATTTTTCCGATATTTTAAATAATGATAAATATTTGATTTATTGTCTTATAGAATCGGATTTTGAAGAAATTTTAGGATACATTGTCTATTATGATACTTTTGAAAATATTGATTTGTTTGAAATCGGAATAAGAAAAATTTATCAGGGAAAAGGATATGGAAATATACTTTTAAAAGAAACATCCGAGATTATTTATTCTGATATGGAAATATATGAAAATGATAGAGGTAAAGAAACAGTTTTAGAAAAGAAGATATTTTTAGAAGTTGATGAAAATAATGATAAAGCAATAAAATTATATGAAAAAAATGGATTTAAAAAAATTTCGATAAGGAAAAATTATTATGGCAACGGAAAAAATGCCGCTATTATGGCAAAAATCAGAAAAATAAATTAA
- the lepB gene encoding signal peptidase I — MNTILWGIFYLITSLILLYFFIKEKQVVSFIRKKEDDILKKIPVGDEAEKKRIKVANIITIMGIIITGIFFFIVDRVPDPVIKLKIWGIYGIFTLNFLFLVLRREHEWIFLANLVMLFLGKLMFNILDTNFYVYLFITMVLSMPLIFLYRKPAKEKITESTIRNESKDGEFSKEVEKIQKETGKSAEEARKELVETEKRRQSTLGKAFARMDTAITAIVLVLLIQTFYLGNYVIPTGSMEPTIKVQDRVFANMIKYRFTLPKVGDIIAFKEPITDKIMYTKRVVGAAGQTMQIKIDKILDVEVGGRVAQRKLGKIYLNDKIEDKLSEREYSAEGILGDNKIYIPKKGDKVRLDKFITLEEDGVFRTLTPEEFLDHVNTKSNFKEIIGNENYSTYYTFTLKVEGRDELVLPILDFKYNDELFMKLLNGETLTLSQNYYMTMGDNTLNSLDSRYFGYTAESRIKGNLLFRWWPINRLGLI; from the coding sequence ATGAATACAATATTATGGGGGATATTTTATTTGATAACTTCATTAATTCTTTTATATTTTTTTATAAAGGAAAAACAGGTTGTCAGTTTTATAAGAAAAAAAGAAGATGATATACTTAAAAAAATTCCCGTTGGAGATGAAGCTGAGAAAAAAAGAATAAAAGTTGCGAATATTATAACAATAATGGGAATAATAATAACGGGTATTTTCTTTTTCATTGTAGACAGGGTTCCGGATCCTGTAATTAAATTGAAAATCTGGGGAATATACGGAATATTTACATTAAATTTTCTGTTTCTTGTACTGAGAAGAGAACATGAATGGATATTTCTGGCAAATTTAGTAATGCTTTTTTTAGGAAAATTGATGTTTAATATTTTGGACACAAATTTTTATGTTTATCTTTTCATAACTATGGTGCTTTCCATGCCCTTAATATTTTTGTATAGAAAACCTGCAAAAGAGAAAATTACCGAATCCACTATAAGAAATGAAAGTAAAGATGGTGAATTTAGCAAAGAAGTAGAAAAAATACAGAAAGAAACAGGGAAAAGTGCTGAAGAAGCCAGAAAAGAACTGGTGGAAACTGAAAAGAGAAGACAAAGTACATTGGGAAAAGCATTTGCAAGAATGGATACAGCTATAACTGCAATAGTTCTCGTTTTGCTTATTCAGACATTTTACCTTGGAAATTATGTGATACCTACAGGTTCAATGGAACCTACAATAAAAGTACAGGATAGAGTTTTTGCCAATATGATAAAATACAGGTTTACTTTGCCAAAAGTCGGAGATATTATAGCATTTAAAGAACCTATAACAGATAAGATAATGTACACGAAAAGAGTAGTCGGAGCTGCAGGGCAAACAATGCAGATAAAAATTGACAAAATTTTAGATGTAGAAGTAGGTGGAAGAGTTGCCCAAAGAAAATTAGGTAAAATATATTTAAATGATAAAATTGAAGATAAACTGAGTGAAAGAGAATACTCGGCAGAAGGAATTTTAGGAGATAATAAAATATATATTCCTAAAAAAGGAGATAAAGTAAGACTTGATAAGTTTATAACATTGGAAGAAGATGGAGTATTCAGAACATTGACACCTGAAGAATTTTTAGATCATGTAAATACAAAAAGCAACTTTAAAGAAATTATAGGAAACGAAAATTACAGTACATATTATACATTTACATTGAAAGTGGAAGGAAGAGATGAACTCGTACTTCCAATACTGGATTTTAAATATAATGATGAGCTGTTTATGAAACTGCTGAACGGAGAAACACTTACTCTAAGTCAAAATTATTATATGACTATGGGAGATAATACTTTGAACAGTTTAGATTCCAGATATTTCGGGTATACGGCTGAAAGTAGAATAAAGGGTAACCTTTTATTTAGATGGTGGCCTATTAACAGACTGGGGTTAATATAA
- the rplS gene encoding 50S ribosomal protein L19 gives MKEKLIELVEKDYLKSDIPQFKSGDTIAVHYKVKEGNKERIQVFEGVVIRVSGGGIAKNFTVRKVSSGIGVERIIPINSPLIEKIEVKRIGKVRRSRLYYLRNLSGKAARIKEIRK, from the coding sequence TTGAAAGAGAAATTAATCGAACTGGTAGAGAAAGATTACTTGAAGTCTGATATACCTCAATTTAAATCAGGGGACACAATAGCTGTTCATTATAAAGTAAAAGAGGGAAATAAAGAGAGAATACAGGTGTTCGAAGGTGTAGTTATAAGAGTTTCCGGAGGAGGAATAGCTAAAAACTTCACTGTAAGAAAAGTATCTTCAGGAATAGGTGTAGAGAGAATCATACCTATCAATTCTCCGCTAATAGAGAAAATAGAAGTTAAGAGAATAGGAAAAGTAAGAAGATCAAGATTATATTATTTAAGAAATTTATCAGGAAAAGCTGCTAGAATTAAAGAAATTAGAAAGTAG
- a CDS encoding DUF554 domain-containing protein encodes MGIIIDFFAIITGSLLGLIIGNKFKENIRNIIMDCIGMFVIISGIKSTLNSNRDIIVLTYLIIGSVIGQIIDIDLQIKKLSIFVENKFSKVSSISVKNENSIESKEKVSNFAKGFSITTILYCVGAMAVIGSINSGLTGDNRILNIKAVLDGITAIIFASIYGMGVLFAAFPALLYQGMFYFFANQIKPFLTPQAISDLNFLGGIMICALGINIILKKNIKVANMLPSLFISIIAGIFFK; translated from the coding sequence ATGGGAATTATTATTGATTTTTTTGCTATTATAACGGGAAGTTTGCTCGGATTAATTATCGGAAACAAATTTAAAGAAAATATTCGGAATATTATAATGGACTGTATAGGTATGTTTGTTATAATTTCAGGTATAAAAAGTACTCTTAATTCTAATCGGGACATTATTGTTTTGACTTATCTGATAATAGGATCCGTTATCGGTCAAATTATTGATATAGATCTGCAAATAAAAAAATTAAGTATCTTTGTTGAAAATAAATTTTCAAAAGTTTCGTCTATTTCCGTCAAAAATGAGAATTCTATTGAAAGTAAAGAAAAAGTTTCCAATTTTGCTAAAGGTTTTTCCATTACAACAATACTTTACTGCGTAGGAGCAATGGCTGTCATCGGTTCTATAAACAGCGGACTTACAGGAGATAACAGAATATTGAATATAAAAGCCGTTTTAGATGGTATTACTGCTATAATCTTTGCATCAATATATGGTATGGGGGTCTTATTTGCAGCATTTCCGGCCCTTTTATACCAAGGGATGTTTTATTTTTTTGCAAACCAGATAAAACCTTTTTTGACTCCTCAGGCAATATCCGACTTGAATTTTTTAGGCGGAATAATGATATGTGCTTTAGGAATTAATATAATTCTTAAGAAAAATATAAAAGTGGCGAATATGCTTCCTTCTCTTTTTATTTCTATAATTGCCGGAATATTTTTTAAATAA
- a CDS encoding Crp/Fnr family transcriptional regulator has translation MKLIELYKIMLKIPLFKGLSINEIKDFFQKINFQIKNYEKNESIFFRGDPIEHIIIILEGASKGEMQKFDGASITIDYIKPYQLIAPAFIFGDIKIFPVDLISVEKSKFLFLNKKDFVEIMQEDKRLLLNFLDEISNKGQLLSKRIWFNFVNKTINEKVMSYIKENQKNGIISFKPNISELAKKFEVTRPSLSREISVLCDKKVLIKLQNNKYKIDFSKLKDLNI, from the coding sequence ATGAAACTTATTGAACTTTACAAAATAATGTTAAAAATCCCTTTATTTAAAGGTTTAAGTATTAATGAAATAAAGGATTTTTTTCAGAAGATAAATTTTCAGATTAAAAATTATGAAAAAAATGAATCTATATTTTTTAGAGGTGATCCTATTGAGCATATTATTATAATCCTTGAAGGAGCTTCTAAAGGAGAAATGCAGAAATTTGACGGAGCTTCTATTACTATTGACTATATAAAACCTTATCAGCTCATAGCTCCGGCTTTTATATTCGGAGATATTAAAATCTTTCCTGTAGATTTAATATCTGTAGAAAAATCAAAATTTCTATTTCTTAATAAAAAAGATTTTGTAGAAATTATGCAGGAAGATAAAAGACTTCTCTTGAATTTCTTAGATGAAATTTCTAATAAAGGACAACTTTTATCCAAAAGAATATGGTTCAATTTCGTAAATAAGACTATAAATGAAAAAGTCATGAGTTATATTAAAGAAAATCAGAAAAACGGTATTATATCATTTAAACCTAACATATCCGAGCTGGCAAAAAAATTTGAAGTTACACGTCCGTCACTTTCAAGAGAAATTTCAGTTCTATGCGACAAGAAAGTTTTGATAAAATTACAGAATAATAAATATAAAATAGATTTTTCCAAATTAAAAGATTTAAATATATAA
- a CDS encoding ABC transporter ATP-binding protein, producing MNEKQKWKKFFSYYKPYKKIFFADMFFAFTGALITLILPLIIRYITTSVIYREPQSALKTISFLVITMLGLIAIEGYCNFFIAYYGHIMGAKMEFDLRNEIFQHYQKLSFSFFNNQKTGQLMSRVTNDLFDISELFHHGPEDILISAIKILGSFIILFLINSKLAFITFTITPVIILYAGYLNRKMKKAFVKNRRRIADINAQIEDNLSGIRVVKSFANEHIEIEKFNEGNHKFVQSKKDSYRYMGLYHSGLSALITLISVVVVAVGSFFITEKMMSIPDLITFLLYINNFTDPIKKLINFTEQFQNGASGYERFIEILSVVPDIEDKSDALELNNIKGNISFNSVTFNYAEANEKVLSNINFDVKSGEYIALVGSSGVGKSTLCSLIPRFYDVSGGSITIDGVDIRNIKIKNLRNNIGVVQQDIYLFTGNVADNIRYGRPDATDEEIVEAAKKANAHDFIMELPDGYNTDIGQRGVKLSGGQKQRISIARVFLKNPPILIFDEATSALDNESEKIVQASLEKLAENRTTFVIAHRLSTIRNSERILVLTENGISESGSHEELLEQDGIYAKLYNMQFNK from the coding sequence ATGAATGAAAAACAGAAATGGAAAAAGTTTTTTTCTTACTATAAACCTTATAAAAAAATATTTTTTGCAGATATGTTTTTTGCATTTACAGGAGCTCTTATAACTCTTATACTTCCTCTTATTATAAGATATATAACAACCAGTGTCATATACAGAGAACCTCAAAGTGCATTAAAAACTATTTCTTTTCTTGTTATTACTATGCTCGGACTTATAGCTATAGAAGGATACTGTAATTTTTTCATAGCTTATTATGGTCATATTATGGGAGCTAAAATGGAATTTGACCTGAGAAATGAAATTTTTCAGCATTATCAGAAACTTTCATTCAGTTTTTTTAATAATCAGAAAACCGGTCAGCTTATGTCTCGTGTAACAAATGATTTATTTGATATAAGCGAGCTTTTTCATCACGGTCCCGAAGATATACTTATTTCAGCAATAAAAATACTGGGTTCGTTTATTATCTTATTTCTTATAAATTCTAAGCTTGCTTTCATAACATTTACAATAACTCCTGTCATAATTTTGTATGCAGGCTATCTGAATAGAAAAATGAAAAAAGCTTTTGTCAAAAATAGAAGAAGAATTGCAGATATAAATGCTCAAATTGAAGACAATCTTTCAGGTATACGAGTCGTGAAATCATTTGCTAATGAACATATTGAGATAGAAAAATTCAATGAAGGAAATCATAAATTTGTACAAAGTAAAAAAGACAGCTACAGATATATGGGGCTTTATCATTCAGGGCTTTCAGCACTTATTACCTTAATAAGTGTGGTAGTTGTAGCTGTGGGTTCTTTCTTTATTACGGAAAAAATGATGAGTATTCCTGATCTGATAACTTTCCTTCTTTACATTAACAACTTTACAGATCCTATTAAAAAACTGATTAACTTCACAGAGCAATTTCAAAACGGGGCTTCAGGATACGAAAGATTTATTGAAATACTTTCTGTCGTTCCTGACATTGAAGATAAATCTGATGCTTTGGAATTGAATAATATAAAAGGTAATATTTCCTTTAATTCAGTAACTTTCAATTATGCCGAAGCAAATGAAAAAGTTTTGTCGAATATCAATTTTGATGTAAAATCAGGAGAATATATTGCTCTTGTAGGTTCTTCAGGAGTTGGAAAATCCACACTTTGTAGCCTTATACCAAGGTTTTATGATGTTTCCGGTGGAAGTATAACTATTGACGGAGTAGATATAAGAAACATAAAAATTAAAAATTTGAGAAACAATATAGGTGTTGTGCAGCAGGATATCTATCTGTTTACAGGAAATGTAGCAGACAACATCCGTTACGGAAGACCTGATGCAACAGATGAAGAAATTGTTGAAGCGGCAAAAAAAGCAAATGCCCACGATTTCATTATGGAACTTCCTGACGGCTATAATACCGATATAGGACAGAGGGGAGTAAAATTATCCGGGGGACAGAAGCAGCGTATTTCCATTGCAAGAGTTTTTCTTAAAAACCCACCTATACTTATTTTTGATGAGGCTACAAGTGCTCTTGATAATGAAAGTGAAAAAATAGTTCAAGCATCCCTTGAAAAACTTGCAGAAAACCGAACAACTTTTGTCATTGCCCACAGGCTTTCCACTATAAGAAATTCTGAAAGAATACTTGTCCTAACCGAAAACGGTATCTCGGAAAGCGGTTCTCATGAAGAACTTCTGGAACAAGACGGAATTTATGCAAAACTTTATAATATGCAATTTAATAAATAA
- a CDS encoding nitroreductase: MNETLKILKERRSIKKYKDIKIEKELLDEILEAGKFAANGKGAQSGCMIVTQNFDLVKKLEKLNAQILGNPEAKPFYGAPTVIVVFADSTRRTYIEDGSLILGNLMNAAYSLGVDSCWIHRAREVFETEEGQKLTSEWGLPKEHKGIGFCILGYRDCEYPNPKPRKKDFVKVII; encoded by the coding sequence ATGAATGAAACATTAAAAATTTTAAAGGAAAGAAGAAGCATAAAAAAGTACAAAGACATTAAAATTGAAAAGGAACTTCTTGATGAAATACTTGAAGCCGGTAAATTTGCTGCAAATGGAAAAGGAGCTCAGTCAGGATGTATGATTGTTACCCAAAATTTCGATTTAGTGAAAAAACTTGAAAAATTGAATGCTCAAATCCTTGGAAATCCCGAGGCAAAACCTTTTTACGGTGCTCCTACAGTAATTGTAGTTTTTGCTGATAGCACAAGACGCACTTACATAGAAGACGGAAGTCTTATTCTGGGCAATCTTATGAATGCCGCTTATTCTCTTGGAGTAGATTCCTGCTGGATTCATAGGGCAAGGGAAGTTTTTGAAACTGAAGAAGGACAAAAGCTTACTTCTGAATGGGGGTTACCCAAAGAACATAAAGGAATCGGATTTTGTATTTTAGGATATCGGGATTGTGAATATCCTAATCCCAAACCGAGAAAAAAAGACTTTGTAAAAGTTATAATATAA